The DNA region CGTTGAGCGAGCCCGGCGTCACGGGCGCAGCGCCGCGTCGAGCACGTGGGCGAACTCCGTCATCAGCGCCTTCTCGTTCACGTCCGTGGTGGCGGGACGGTACGAGAACGCGAAGGACTGGATGAGCAGCAGCAAGGTGCGAGCCTGCGAAGCCAGGTCGCCCTTGCGGATCGAACCGTCCTCGTGGCCCGACTTCAGCAGGTGCAGGATCACGCCTTCGGCGAAGCGCTGGGTCTTCCCGAACCGCTCGACGATGTAGGGCAGGACCAGTTCCGAATCGAGGTCCAGCAGGGTGCGGAACAGCGGGTCGCCCGACAGGGCGGCGACGGCGGCCGAAGAACTCTGGACGAGCTTCTCGCGGAAGTGGGCGGGCTCGACCTCGGGTTCCGCGGCGCCCTGCAGCAGGCCGCCGAACTCGCGGGTCATGAGGGTCGCGAGCACGCTGCGCACGTCCGGGAACCGGCGGTAGACGGTCATCCGGCTGACCTTGGCGGTCCGGGCGATCTCGGCGAGGGTGGTCCGCCGCACGCCGACGGCGAGCACGCACTTCTTCGCGGCGTCGAGCAGAACGTCGTCGGACACACGCGTCGAGGCCTGGCGGGATCGGGTGTCCGCCAGCGCCGAAACGCCTGTTTCCGCAGGTGAGTGACGTTTTACGTCCATATGTAACACTGTAGTCGTGACCGAGCTTATTGACCACCGGTTAAGACGATCCTGGACGCCCGAGGCCGGTGACGCCGCCCACCTTCCGGCCAAGGCCCTGAGGTGGCTCGTCCAGCGTATCGGCCCGTTGGGCTCCGCGGCGCCCTTCGCGCCCGATTCGGCGCTGTCCGTTCCCGAACCGGTGCTGGACGAACGGCCCAAGCGAGACCTCGAGGAACTCGTCGGCGCCGAATACGTCCTCACGGCGCCGGGAGAACGGCTCGCGCGAGCCAGTGGTCTGTCCTATCTGGACTTGATGCGGCGGCGAGGGTTCGGTGATTTTCCGGTGCCGGACGCCGTCGTCCTGCCGGAGAATCCCGCCGAAGTCCAGTCGGTGCTGGAAATCTGCGCACGGCACGACGTCGGCGTCGTCCCGTTCGGCGGCGGGACCTCGGTGGTCGGCGGGGTCGCCGCGGTGCGCGGGGACAAGGCCGCGGTGATCGCGCTCGACCTCACCCGGCTCGGTGAACTGGTCTCCGTCGATCCCGTCTCCCGGATCGCCGTACTGCAGGCGGGGGTCACCGGCCCGGAGGCGGATCGGCTGCTCGCCGGACACGGTTTCACCCTCGGGCATGTGCCGCAGTCCTACGAACGCGCCACCATCGGCGGCTTCGCCGCGACCCGGTCCGCCGGGCAGGCCTCGTCGGGCTACGGCCGGTTCGAGGACATGGTCAAGGGCGTCCGGCTCGCGACCCCGCGCGGGGAATGGAAACTCGGCGTCGCGCCGGCGTCGGCCGCGGGACCGGACCTGCGGCACCTCGCCATCGGCAGCGAGGGCACGCTCGGCGTGATCACCGAGGTCGCCCTCCGCGTCCGCCCGGTGCCGGAAGTGCGCCGCTATGAGGGTTTCGTCCTCGACGGCTGGGAGAAGGGCACCGACGCGGTCCGGGAGCTCGCCCAGCGGCACGTGCTCGCGGACGTCACGCGACTGTCCGATGTGGACGAGAGCGAGGTTTCGCTCGCGCTCAACGACAGTTTGAAGACCAAGGCACTCCGCCGGTACCTCAAGGCGCGGGGAGTGCACGCTCCTTGCCTGCTGATCGTCGGCTGGGAAGGCGCTTCGAAACGCGAGGTCGCCCGGCGACGTCGGGAAACCACCCGGGTACTGGAGCGGTTCGACGCCGTCCGTATCGGTGCGGCACTCGGTGAATCGTGGCGCCGCGGCCGGTTCTCCGGTCCCCGGCAGCGGGACGCCTTGATGGACAACGGTGTCTGCGTCGAAACCCTGGAAACCGCCGCGTACTGGGCGGAACTGAGCGACCTGCGGGACGCGGTCCGTGCCGCGCTCACCGCGACGCTCGGCAACGCCATCATCATGTGCCACGTCTCGCACGCCTACGAAACGGGCGCGTCGCTGTACTTCACCGTGCTCACGCCGCGCGACGAGGCCGACCCGATCGCCCAATGGCAGCGGGCGAAGGCGGCGGCGTCGGAGGCGATCACCGGTATCGGCACGATCTCGCATCACCACGCCGTCGGTGTCGACCACGCGCGCTATCTGGCGGCGGAGATCGGCGAGATCGGCGTCGATGTGTTACGAGCGGCGAAGAAGGCCGTCGATCCGAGCGGGATCCTCAATCCCGGGAAGCTTCTCTGATCAGCGTCCCGGCCTCGACCAGCGTGCAGTCCAGGCCGTGCGTTCGGGCGGGGATCCCGTCCAGCGCCGCGGCCCGGCGCTGTTCGAGGTCGGCGACGCGGATATGCCTGCCGTCCACCAGGATCGGCAGGCGGATGTCCGCGGCGCCGACGTAGGCCACCACGTCGTCGAGCACGGTTCCGTCGTCGAGCGTGATGGCCGGGGCGGTCAGCCGCACCAGGTTGTAGCGCATGCCGTTGCCCTCGCATTTGTCGAGCACGGCCAGCTGTTCGGGGGTCGCGAACCACACGGCGTGCTCCTCGACGACACCCGGGGCGGCGGCCAGTGTCGCGGGGCGCTGCCCGTCACGGAACCGCAGCCCGGACGCCCAGACCGCGGCGAGGTCGGTGCAGCGCGCGTGGCAGACGACGACCGGCCCCTCCAGGCCCATGTTCTCCCGCAGCCAGGTGATCTTGGACGGGCACGCGTTCGACCCGTAGGCGAGCACGGCTTGGCGGTGTCGCCAGCCTTCGGGCGCGGTGTCGAGGCTGTGGCCGGCACCGTCGAAATGGACGAAGGAATGTCCCGGCCGCGCGCCTGGATACGGATCGGCCGGGAAATCGGCGTCGGTGAAGAGTTTCACCACGTCACCACGCTGCGCAGGACGTCTCCGTGGTGCATGCGCCCGAAGGCCTGCTCGACGCCGTCGAGGGCGATCCGCTCGGTGACGAACTTGTCGAGCGGGAGCCTGCCCTGCAGATAGAGGTCGATCAGCATCGGGAAATCCCGTGAGGGCAGGCAATCGCCGTACCACGACGACTTGAGCGAGCCGCCGCGTGAGAAGAAGTCGATCAGCGGCAGATCCAGCCGCATGTCCGGGGTCGGGACGCCGACGAGCACCACCGTGCCCGCCAGGTCTCGCCCGTAGAACGCCTGCCGCCACGTTTCGGGCCTGCCGACCGCGTCGATCACGACGTCCGCGCCGAACGAATCGGTGAACTCCCGGATCGCCTCGACGACCTGGTCTTCGCCCAGCCCCTTGCTGTTCAGCGTGTGGGTGGCGCCGAAGTCCTTGGCCCAGGCGAGTTTCCGGTCGTCGGTGTCGACGGCGACGATGGTCTTCGCGCCCGCCAGGTTCGCGCCCGCGATCGCGGCGTCGCCGACACCGCCGCAGCCGATGACCGCGACGGAATCGCCCCGGCTCACCGCGCCGGTGTTCAGCGCGGCGCCGAGACCGGCCATCACCCCGCAGCCGAGCAGCCCGGCGACGGCGGGCTCGGCGGCGGGGTCGACCTTCGTGCATTGTCCACTGTGGACGAGTGTCTTTTCGAGGAACGCCCCGACGCCGAGCGCCGGTGACAGAGCGGTGCCGTCGGCCAGGGTCATCGGCTGGGCGGCGTTGAACGTGGAGAAGCAGTACCAGGGCCTGCCCCGGCGGCAGGCTCGGCAGGTGCCGCAGACCGCGCGCCAGTTCAGGATCACGTAGTCGCCCGGTTCGAGGTCGGTGACGCCGTCGCCGACGGCCTCCACGAACCCGGCGGCCTCGTGGCCGAGCAGGAACGGGAACCCGTCGTTGATCCCGCCCTCGCGGTAGTGCAGGTCGGTATGGCAGACGCCGCACGCCTTGACCGAGACGACGGCCTCGCCGGGCCCGGGATCGGGCACCGTCACGGACTCCAGCGAGACCGGTTCACCCTTGGCGCGGGAAACGACGCCCTGGACCTCGTACGGCATGCCCACCTCCGAGTCGACGAACCTCCGAGCTTGCCATGTGGGCGGCCCGGATCGCGACATCCGCTCGGGTGGGGAACGATTCAGTGCCCAGGCGTGATGATGTAAGCGATCCCGCCCGGGCCACTCGAAACGCCGCCATTCGTGTTGTACCGCTTGGTGCGCTGCCAGATCGTCTCGAACTGGTGTCGTTTGTAGACGTTCCGGACCCGGTCGTTGCTGCTCGCGGCCGGGTCGTTCGCGATCACGTCACCGTCCTTGGTGAAGCCGACGACGACCATGATGTGCCCGGCGGTGCCGTAGCCCGCGCCGTCGAGTTCCTCGGCCTTGAACGACTGCGACGTGATCACCGGGATGCCGCGCGCGATGTACTTTTCGAGTTCGTTCAAGGAGTGCAAACGGGTGATGTGCCCACGCAGTCCGAGTGAAGCGGCGTACGCGGTGTTGAACGGCCAGTTGCCGGTTCCGTCGTAGGCGTAGTCGAACGTGTAGCGGGCGGCGTACGCGACGGTCGGATCGACGTAACCCTCCGGAATCCATTTCATGTCTTCGGGCTTGGGCCGTTTGCCCCAGTACTCGGCGACCATTTCGGTGGACGTCGGGCTGCACCAGTTCTCGCCGCCACCGCCGTACTCCGGAAACTGTCCTTTGTGGAGATTCTGCGCGTAGGCGGGCACCTTGAGCTCGATGCCGGTGGCGCGGCCCGGTTTCGTCGGCCGCACCTCGAAGCGGTCCGGGACCAGCGACGTCATCGCGCCGACCGACGTCACCGAAGGCGTGGCGTGGGAACCGGCCTCGCGATACAGGCTGACCCGCAGCTGGTACGAGCGGAGCGCGACGCCCGCCTTCATGACCAGCGTGTCGACGTCGACCGCGGCGTTGGCGTCGCTCTGGCCGTCGACGCTGGTGCGCTTGATGTCGGCGTCGCCGCTCGCCCACCGGCCCATGACGTACCAGGAGGTCTCGGCGCCCGACGCGGTGCGGCCCTTGGCCTCAACCTTGACCCAGGTCTTGGCGGGAGTCTTCGCGTTCCACGAAGCGACCAGCTGGGAGGCGTCGAAGCCCTGCGTGTGGCTCCGCGACGTCCACTGGCCGTATTCGTAGGTCTTCGTGGTGCCGAGCGTGGGTTCGGTGTGCTCGATCGTGCCGATCGGGCGGTCGATGCGCAGCGCGCCGCGGTCGAGGCCGAGCCCTTCGAGCCTGCCGTCGCGGAAACCGGGATGACCGGACCATTCGTGGTAGTCGATCGACTCGTCGTCCGGGCGACCGGGACCCGCCTCCGCCGTCTGTGCCGTCACCGCGGTCATCGTCGCGATCGTCAGCAGCGTGACCAGCCCTCGTATGCGCATTCCGGCTCCATCCCTCGATTCCACCCAGTAGGGAAGGGATTTTCGCCGGTCGCGCGAGGTATGTAAACAGTTGCCTACAAGACGGCCTGAGTCTGTGTCACTTTCGCGACCAGCTTGCCCTCGTCGTCGCGGATTTCGGTCTCCACCACGATGAGCTTGCGGCCCGCGTGCAGCGGTTTCGCGGTCGCCGTGGCGTGGCCGGACCGGACCGCGCGCAGGAAGTTCGTCTTCGACTCGACGGTGGTCGTGCCCTGTCCGCCTTCGGGCAGGTTGAGGAACGCGCAGACCGCGCCCGCGGAGTCGGCCAGCGCCATCAGCGTGCCGCCGTG from Amycolatopsis sp. EV170708-02-1 includes:
- a CDS encoding gamma-glutamylcyclotransferase family protein: MVKLFTDADFPADPYPGARPGHSFVHFDGAGHSLDTAPEGWRHRQAVLAYGSNACPSKITWLRENMGLEGPVVVCHARCTDLAAVWASGLRFRDGQRPATLAAAPGVVEEHAVWFATPEQLAVLDKCEGNGMRYNLVRLTAPAITLDDGTVLDDVVAYVGAADIRLPILVDGRHIRVADLEQRRAAALDGIPARTHGLDCTLVEAGTLIREASRD
- a CDS encoding C39 family peptidase, with translation MRIRGLVTLLTIATMTAVTAQTAEAGPGRPDDESIDYHEWSGHPGFRDGRLEGLGLDRGALRIDRPIGTIEHTEPTLGTTKTYEYGQWTSRSHTQGFDASQLVASWNAKTPAKTWVKVEAKGRTASGAETSWYVMGRWASGDADIKRTSVDGQSDANAAVDVDTLVMKAGVALRSYQLRVSLYREAGSHATPSVTSVGAMTSLVPDRFEVRPTKPGRATGIELKVPAYAQNLHKGQFPEYGGGGENWCSPTSTEMVAEYWGKRPKPEDMKWIPEGYVDPTVAYAARYTFDYAYDGTGNWPFNTAYAASLGLRGHITRLHSLNELEKYIARGIPVITSQSFKAEELDGAGYGTAGHIMVVVGFTKDGDVIANDPAASSNDRVRNVYKRHQFETIWQRTKRYNTNGGVSSGPGGIAYIITPGH
- a CDS encoding TetR/AcrR family transcriptional regulator, whose protein sequence is MSDDVLLDAAKKCVLAVGVRRTTLAEIARTAKVSRMTVYRRFPDVRSVLATLMTREFGGLLQGAAEPEVEPAHFREKLVQSSSAAVAALSGDPLFRTLLDLDSELVLPYIVERFGKTQRFAEGVILHLLKSGHEDGSIRKGDLASQARTLLLLIQSFAFSYRPATTDVNEKALMTEFAHVLDAALRP
- a CDS encoding S-(hydroxymethyl)mycothiol dehydrogenase, translating into MPYEVQGVVSRAKGEPVSLESVTVPDPGPGEAVVSVKACGVCHTDLHYREGGINDGFPFLLGHEAAGFVEAVGDGVTDLEPGDYVILNWRAVCGTCRACRRGRPWYCFSTFNAAQPMTLADGTALSPALGVGAFLEKTLVHSGQCTKVDPAAEPAVAGLLGCGVMAGLGAALNTGAVSRGDSVAVIGCGGVGDAAIAGANLAGAKTIVAVDTDDRKLAWAKDFGATHTLNSKGLGEDQVVEAIREFTDSFGADVVIDAVGRPETWRQAFYGRDLAGTVVLVGVPTPDMRLDLPLIDFFSRGGSLKSSWYGDCLPSRDFPMLIDLYLQGRLPLDKFVTERIALDGVEQAFGRMHHGDVLRSVVTW
- a CDS encoding FAD-binding oxidoreductase; translation: MTELIDHRLRRSWTPEAGDAAHLPAKALRWLVQRIGPLGSAAPFAPDSALSVPEPVLDERPKRDLEELVGAEYVLTAPGERLARASGLSYLDLMRRRGFGDFPVPDAVVLPENPAEVQSVLEICARHDVGVVPFGGGTSVVGGVAAVRGDKAAVIALDLTRLGELVSVDPVSRIAVLQAGVTGPEADRLLAGHGFTLGHVPQSYERATIGGFAATRSAGQASSGYGRFEDMVKGVRLATPRGEWKLGVAPASAAGPDLRHLAIGSEGTLGVITEVALRVRPVPEVRRYEGFVLDGWEKGTDAVRELAQRHVLADVTRLSDVDESEVSLALNDSLKTKALRRYLKARGVHAPCLLIVGWEGASKREVARRRRETTRVLERFDAVRIGAALGESWRRGRFSGPRQRDALMDNGVCVETLETAAYWAELSDLRDAVRAALTATLGNAIIMCHVSHAYETGASLYFTVLTPRDEADPIAQWQRAKAAASEAITGIGTISHHHAVGVDHARYLAAEIGEIGVDVLRAAKKAVDPSGILNPGKLL
- a CDS encoding PaaI family thioesterase; the encoded protein is MTDAEGTALFHRTMPFTERLGIEVLEHSPAAVRARIAWDETLCTLGGVLHGGTLMALADSAGAVCAFLNLPEGGQGTTTVESKTNFLRAVRSGHATATAKPLHAGRKLIVVETEIRDDEGKLVAKVTQTQAVL